The genomic stretch TGAAGGCTCAGCTCCTCAAGGCTTCAGTGCTGATCAGAGCTGCAGGCGTGTTCCTCTGATGCCAGAGCTCCCTCAGCGAGACCAGCCACCCCCAGATCAGCTCGCGCCGCCTCCGTTCGTGTTGTCAAGCGACATCCGCTTTTGGTCCTCCGGCGACACGAAAACTGGTCCACCTGATGGCTTGCTGATGGGGGCCTTACGGCTGCCCTTGGATCGGTGTTTCATCGGTGGGTGTCGTGTCGTTGTTGTTGGCTGCGGCATCTGTGCCGCTTGATCCGGGTTCCCCTTAGGCCTTCTCACCGGGCGGTGGTGGCCGTAGGCCAGCGCTGTCCGGTGAGGAGGAACCGCCCGCCTGCGGGCGGATCAGGCCGCTGCGCCGCTTCTCCCTGAGCCGGTAGCTGTCGCCCCGGATCGTCAGCACGTGGCTGTGGTGCAGCAGCCGGTCGAGGATCGCTGTGGCGACCACCTGATCGCCAAACACCTCGCCCCATTCCATGACGGGGCGGTTGGAGGTGATCAGCACGCTGCCGCGCTGGTAGCAGCGGGAGATCAGCTGGAAGAACAGGTACGCAGCGTTCGGCTCCAGCGGCAGGTAGCCCAGCTCATCGATGATCAGCAGCCGGGTTTTGGCGTACTGCGTCAGCCGGCCCTCCAGGGCGTGCTGCGCCTGGGCCTTGGCCAGGGCGCTGATCAGCTCCATGGCACCGACGTACTGGACGCTGTGACCGAGACGCACCGCCTCCCGGCCCAGCGCCACCGCCAGGTGGGTCTTGCCCACACCCGGCGGCCCGAGCAGCAGCAGGGTG from Synechococcus sp. CBW1107 encodes the following:
- the istB gene encoding IS21-like element helper ATPase IstB: MSPTNPRNRSTAAIPPVPTEELEAMLTRLRLPAIRDRLDALLEEAARREMNLREALAWLCAAEVARKDQLRMEMALRLARFPYVRTLEAFDFEAQPSIDPAQIRELATCRWVANGDTLLLLGPPGVGKTHLAVALGREAVRLGHSVQYVGAMELISALAKAQAQHALEGRLTQYAKTRLLIIDELGYLPLEPNAAYLFFQLISRCYQRGSVLITSNRPVMEWGEVFGDQVVATAILDRLLHHSHVLTIRGDSYRLREKRRSGLIRPQAGGSSSPDSAGLRPPPPGEKA